The window GCCCCGCCAAGGTCGCGGTCGTCGCCTCCGGACTTCTCGGCACGATCAACGGCTCCTCGGTCGCGAACGTCGCTACGACTGGGACCTTTACGATTCCCCTTATGAAGAAGGTTGGCTATCCGCCCTACTACGCCGGAGCGGTAGAGGCCTGCGCCTCTACGGGCGGTCAGCTGATGCCCCCTATCATGGGCGCCGGCGCATTCATAATGAGCGAATTCCTGAATATACCCTATCTTTCGATTGCGGCGGCGGCGATAATCCCGGCGATGATCTATTACACCGCGATATTCACGAACGTCCACATCCGCGCCCGCAAGCAGAGGCTGAGCGGAATCCCGAAGGAAGAGCTGCCGAGCGTCAAGGGCGTAATGAAATCTGACGGACACCTTATTATTCCGGTCATCGTCATCATCGTTACGCTGCTTATGAAGTACACGCCCCTCCGAGCCGGCTTCATCGGCGTCGTGTCCGTCATACTCGTGAGCTCGCTCAAAAAGAATACGAGAATGTCGCTGAAGGACAACTTCAACGCGCTCGTCGAAGGCGCGCGCGGCGGCCTCGGGGTCGCGCTGGCGTGCGCGCTCGTGGGCTTCATAGTAGGCACGTCGTCGCTGACGTCGCTCGGCCTCACGATCTCGAACAACATAATCGACATCTCCGGCGGAAAGCTGCTGCTGACGCTCGTCATGGCGATGGTCGCGTGCCTCGTGCTCGGCATGGGTCTTCCGACGACGGCGAACTACATCGTCTGCAGCACGATAATCGCGCCGGCGCTCGTCGGCATGAACGTAATACCGATAGCGGCGCATCTGTTCGTCTTCTACTTCGGCATCATGGCTGACCTGACGCCGCCAGTCTGCCTCGCGGCCTTTACCGGGGCCGGCATAGCGGGCGCGAGTCCGGCGAAGACTGGCGTTACGGCGACGCGGATCGCTCTTGCGTCGTACCTGCTGCCGTACTGCTTCGTCTATAATCCGATGCTGCTGTTGCAGCACGTAGAGCCCGTGGAGCTCGCGGTGCTTGTGGTATCCGCGCTTCTCGGCGTAGTTGCGCTCGCAGGTTCGTTCGAGGGCTGGTTCTACCGCGACATGAAGCCCTATGAGAGGATAGCCTTCGGTGTGCTCGCGCTCGCTTCTATCCACCACAACTTCACGGTCAGCGTCGTTTCGATAATCGGGATAGTGGTAGTGATTATTTATCTCAAAAAGACGACGAAGAAAACCGATGCCGCGGCGGCGGCGTAGAAGCAAATCAGCGTATTTGCCCTAAAACGTAGGCGGCGCCCTCCCATTCTATTTTCGGGAGGGCGTTGCCGGTTATTTATGATCTGTGATAAAGCGTATATTGGCGAGCAAATGTTGATAATGACTTATTACAGAGTAGTTAAGTAAAGACTGGCAACGCCTCCAAGGCTATTCCTGCGTTGTGCGAAATCCGCTCTCTTGTCGAAAGGGCCGGTCTTTTATTGTATAATCTACCAGCGGGAGGTGCGGCCAGAATGTCGTCGCAGTTTTACACTATACTCGCGGTCGTTGCGGGAAGCGCCGCAGGCTACAAAATGAATTTTCCCGCGGGGGCGATGGTCGGAGGGCTTCTTGCAGGGCTCGCGGTCAAGGCGGTGCTCACTCTCGGCCTTGAACCTAAGCTCGACTGGCTTTCTTTTCTTTCTCAGACGCTCGTCGCGATCGTGCTGGTGCGCGGCAGCGATTTCTCTTCTCTGAGGGATCTGCCGAAATATCTTCCGGCCGCTTTTGCCTACAGTATGATGTTGCTTGTCTTTACGCTCGGCATGGCGTGGCTTTTCTCGCATCTCTGCAAAATGGATTTCCTGACCTCGTTATTTGCTACGACGCCCGGCGGACTGACGGGCATCGCGGTCGTAGCGGTCGATATCGGCGCGGATCCTGCTATTTCGGTGCTTTTTAACATCTGCCGCATCGTCACAGTGCTCATCGCGGTGCCCATACTCGCTAATCTGATCGTTAAGCATTGAGGATATTATGCATAAGGGACAGCCTCTCATCTGGCATTCGCTCAGCGCCTTCAAGACGATCGTCCGCGCGCTGCCGCACGAAAAAGCGGTGGCCTTGGGCGGCGCGCTCGGCGCTTTAGTCGCGAAGCTGACGCCGAAAAAATTCCGCGAAGCCTGCGCACGCTGCGAAAAAGTTCTCGGCGTCTCTCAGGAGCGCGCGGAGGAGATAGTTAGAGGCGCGTACCGCCACTTCGGCAGCGCGGCGGCGGAGTTCGCGCGCATGCCCCTTGTGGCTGGCAATATCGATTCTCTCGTGTCTTGCAGCGGGCTCAAATACGTGCGCTACGCGGTGGAGTCGAAGCGCGGCGCTATACTTGCGACGGCCCACATTGGCAACTGGGAGTACGGCGCGGCGTGGCTCGCGCATCAGGGGCTGCCGGTGAACGCGCTCGGCGCGGACCAGCGCGACGATAGGATCACAGAGCTGATAAGGGAGCTGCGTCAGGCCGGCGGGACTAAGGCGCTTGGCAAAGCCGAGGACCTTAAGGCGATGATAGGCGCGCTGAAGAGGGGCGAGGTCATAGCTGTACCGATAGACCAGGACGCAAAGGAGTTCGGCGTCGTTTCGCCGTTCCTTGGCTTTCCCGCTAGCACGCCGACGGGTCCCGAGAAGCTCGCCGCGCGCCTCGGCTGCGACGTGATACCCAGCTTCTGCATAAGGCGCCCTGACGGAGTGACGTTCGAAATGAAATTTTATCCGCCGATGAAGGGCAAAAACGGCGCGCCCTTCGGCAGAGAAACGCAGAGCGACGCCGACGACCTCAACGCGGTGATCTCCAGGGAGATAGCGCTTCATCCGGAGCAGTGGATGTGGATGTATCCGCGCTGGGAGTCCGTGGAGCGTGGTATCTTCGATGATCGCGGGAATTGACCCTGGGCGCTGGAAGACGGGCGTCGCCTTCGCCGAAGGCGGCGGCGAATTGCTCTTTTCCGCGATAGTGCCCTCTGAGAAAGCGGAGGTCCTCGTCTCGGCGTTCAAAAGCGGCGAGTGGGGCGCGCTCGATCGGTGGGGGCTTGAGGGCGAAATCAAAAATATCGCGGGACTTACCGCGGAAAAAATTTATGTCGGCGGCGGCACGTCGTCGAAAGAGTTCACGAAGAACTTTCCTCTTGAATATATAACAGTGGACGAATACGGGACGACGCTCGCCGCGCGGAAAATATACTGGCGGCTGCACAGGCCGCGCGGTATCATGAAGCTCATACCGACGTCGCTGCGCACGCCGCCGAGAAACGTAGACGACCTCGCCGCCTACGCGATAATATTAAAGGCCTGCGCCGATTAATCTGACGTTCACGCCGCAGCCGACGAGCTCTTCGCCGAGGCTTTCGGCGGCGGCCCGCGTCGCGGCGCGGTAAATGCGCGAGATGCAGTTTTCCTCTTCGTGCGGCAGCGCTATGATTATTTCCGCATCCCCGCGCCCGAGCATATATGGCAGCGCGCAGCCGCAGAGCGCGAAAAGCGCGTTTATCGCCGCGGTATGCTCCGTCAGTTCGTCATATGAAAGGTCGAGCAGCAGACGCCCGTGAGCCGAAAGCCCGGGCGCGAAGACGAGCCTGTCTATGCCGCCCAAAGCTTCTGCACAGGCGACGACGGCGGGCGCGATCGCTTCGAGCGTAAAAGCGACGGCGACGCATTTCCCCACGCAGCTGAAAGCGCCGCCGGGCGCGCCCTCAAGCGCGCCGCTTCCTTCTTCCCTTTCCGTGAAAAAGATATCCCCGCCCTCCAGCAGGGGCAAGAGCCTGGAAATGTCCCGCGGGGCGAAGGGCAGGAATATTTTTTTATTTCTTCTTCTTTGCTGCTGCATTATCCGGCGCCGGCAGTGCCTCTTCTTTATCCTTCAGCTTGCGCAGCACGTCGCGGTAGCCGTCGGAGCCGTATTCGACGAATTTTTTGACTCTGCTGATCGTCGCCGTGCTCGCGCCGGTCGCCTGTACGATCTGCGGGTAGGAAAGACCCTTTAGCAGCAGGTTGGCGACCTGGAGCCTCTGCGAGAACGCCTTGATCTCGGAAAATGTGGCCACGTCTTCGAGAAAACGATATGCCTCGTCCCTGTCGGTTATCGCGACTATAGAGTCGCATAGCTGATCGGTAAACTCATCTTTCCATTTGTTCGACATGATTTCCCCTCCTACGATAATTTAAGACTTTATCCTTAGACTATATTAAAATAATATCCTAATTTTTAAAAAAGTCAAGTCAGTTTAACATGATGTCTGTGGATCATGAAAGATACGGAAAAGGCGAATTGAAATAGAAAGGAGCGCTTCGCAGCATAAAACGTTCAAAGAGTGGTACAATACAACGCAACTGTTAATTGCGGAAGAGAAAATTTGACGGAGGAATATAAATGGCAAAGAACATCACCCCCAAAGAAAAAGATTACTCGCAGTGGTACCTCGACGTCATACGCGCCGCGGAGATGGCCGACTACGCGCCTGTGCGCGGCTGCATGGTGATGCGCCCGACGGGCTACGCGATATGGGAAATGGTGCAGAAATATTTTGACGACGCGTTCAAGGAGACGGGGCACGTCAACGCGGCCTTTCCGCTCCTTATCCCACAGTCCTTCCTTTCGAAGGAGGCCGAGCACGTCGAAGGCTTTGCGCCGGAATGCGCGGTCGTGACTCACGCGGGCGGCGAGGAGCTCGAAGAGCCGCTGATCATCCGGCCGACCTCCGAGACCGTGATCGGCCACATGTACAGTAAATGGGTGCAGTCGTGGCGCGACCTGCCCATCCTCATCAACCAATGGTGCAACGTGATGCGCTGGGAGAAGCGCCCGCGCCTCTTCCTCCGTACGTCGGAATTCCTCTGGCAGGAGGGGCATACTGCGCACGCGACGAAGGAAGAGGCCGTCGAAGAGACGCTCCGCATGCTCGAGGTCTACCGCCAGGTGATGACCGACGATTTAGCGCTGCCCGTAATTAAGGGCGAAAAGAGCGAGGGCGAGCGCTTCCCCGGCGCCGACAACACCTACACCTGCGAAACGATGATGAGCGATAAAAAAGCGCTTCAGGCCGGCACGAGCCACTTCCTAGGGCAGAACTTCGCGAAGGCCTTCGATATACAGTTCCAGGACAAGGACGGCTCGATGCAGTACGCCTACACGACGAGCTGGGGCGTATCGACGCGTCTCATCGGCGCGATCATCATGACGCACTCCGACAACGACGGTCTCGTGTTGCCGCCGCGCATCGCGCCGCAGAAGGCGGTCATCGTTCCGATCTCTACGAGCGGCGAGAAGCTTGAAAAAGAGATAATGCCGAAAGCTGCGGAGCTCAAAGCGTCGCTCTGCGCGTCGCTCGGCGGGCGCTTCACAACTATCGACACGAATTTCCATATGAGGCCGGGCGACAGATTCTTCTCGCATCTGCAGAAGGGCGTGCCTCTGCGCCTCGAGCTCGGAGAAAAGGAATTCGCCGCGGAAAGGCTCCGTGCTGTGCGCCGCGACACTGGCGGAAGGATAGATATAGCGTGGAGCGACGCGGCGACGGCGGTCCCGGCGCTGCTCGACGAGATACAGAAAAATCTCTGCGGCCGCGCGCTCGAATTCCGCAGGGCCAATACGCATAGGGCCGAAAGCTTTGAAGAGTTCAAGGAAATCCTCGAAAAAGAGGGCGGCTTCGTAGAGGCCTTCTTCGGCGGTTCGAAAGAGGAGGAGAGGGCGATAAAGGAAGTGACGGGCGCCACGCCGAGATGCTATCCTTTCGAGAACGAAGGCGAGCGCGGCAAATGCTTCTACACCGGCAGAGAGGGCGCGAGAAAGGCGATATTCGCTAAGGCGTATTAATAAATAGGGGAATAGAATCGATCAGGGCGGCGGGCGCGCGAAGGGTTTTAAGTGCGTACGCCGCTTTTATCCCGCGCCTTTTCGCGTTCGATAAACGTCGAAACGGCCCAGAACACAGCGCTGCGAGGCATGTGAATTTTACAGCGGCGCGTCGGCAGATGGGCGTTGTGGGAGAGGTTTTATGAAACCTTTGATAAAGTGGCCGGGCGGGAAGTCCGGCGAGATCGAAAAAGTAAAAGATTACGTTCCGAAGTTCGAAAGGTATTTCGAACCTTTTTTCGGCGGAGGCGCGATGTTCTTTTTTCTCGAGCCGCCGCGCGCGGCCGTGAACGACGCCTCTCCGCTGCTGATGGAGTATTACGGGTTGGTCAAGGCGCGCGACGCGCTGCTTCGCGAGCTGCTGCTGGGCTACGACGAAGGCTTTGTCTCGCTCTACCGCATCTGCTCAGAGCGCTATGCGGATATATACGCGCTGTACGATGAATTTTCGTCGCGGCGGTTGGACGGCGAAGCGCTGAATGCCGGGCTGCTCGCCTTCGCCTCCACCCTTTCCGAAATGCTGGCAAAGGGCGCGGCGGCAGGGCTCGTCCTCGACGAAGAAATTTTCGCGGGCTCGCTCGCGGCGTCGGCGGCCGACAAAATCAAAAGGACGGCGACGAACGACGCGAAAAAAACTTTCCCCGCCGAGGATTTGAAGGAGAATCTTCTGACCGGCTTCATGAGCGGTTTTTACCGCTACTTCCGCGGCGTCTGCAACGGGATGAAGCTCGGGAAGACACCCGTCCCGTCGGCGCAGTACAGGGCCGCGAATTTTTACTTTATCCGCGAATACTGCTACGGTTCGATGTTCCGCTACAACTCCGGCGGGGAATTCAACATCCCGTACGGCGGGATCTCGTACAACGCGAAGAATTTCAGAGCCAAGATAGATAATATGTTCAGTGAAAGGACAGCCGACGTCTTAGCCGGCGCCGATATATCGTGCTGTGATTTCGAAGATTTCCTCGACGACGCGGAGCCGTCGAAGAATGATTTCATATTCCTAGACCCTCCCTACGACACGGATTTTTCGGATTACAGCGGCAGAAAATTCGGGCGCGGCGACCAGCGGAGGCTCGCGTCGCTGCTGAAAGAGGCGCGCGCCAAAATAATGCTCGTCATCAAGAGGACCGATTTTATTCTGGATCTCTATAAAGAAGGCTTTTATATATCGTCGTTTGGCAGCCGCTACAGATATAACGTCAGGAGCAGAAACGAACGCAGCGCCGAACACCTCGTGATAACGAACTTCCCGCTTTGACCGGGCGCCGCCCTATTTTCCGACGCAGAAGGCGCTGAAGATTTTATCGAGCAGCTCCTCCCCGGCGTCGAGCCCGAGCAGAGAAGCGAGCTGGGCCGCTCCCTCTGAAACGCAGGAGAGCGCGGCGTCCTCTCCCGCCGCCGACTTAAGCGCTTCCGCCGCCGCGTCCACCGCCTCTTTCGCGCGCGCAAGGCATTCGAGCTGCCTTGCGCTGACGGAGTAGCTCTGAGATACGTCGCAGCCCGCCGCGGCCGTCTGCAATATGAGTTCCTTCAATTCGGCTATGCCGCCGCCCTCTTTTGCCGAGACGCAAAGCACCGCCGAGCCGGGAAAGTGCGCCTCCGCCTCCTCCTTCGTGATTCTCTGCGGCAGGTCGCTCTTGTTTATGACTATTATCTGAGGCTTGTCGGTCCGCGGCAAAACGGCCGCGCCCTCTTCTTCCGCGCCGTCGAGCACGCGCAGGACGATGTCTGCCTCTTCCATCGACCTCAGCGAGCGGCCGACCCCTATCGCCTCGACTTCGTCTTCCGTGTCGCGTATGCCGGCCGTGTCGATTATCCGCACCGGCAGGCCGCCGCATATGAATGTCTCTTCTATGCTGTCGCGCGTCGTGCCCGGGACGGCCGTCACGATTGCCCGCTCACGTGCGAGCAGCGCGTTCAGCAGAGAAGACTTGCCGACGTTCGGTGCGCCGATTATCGCCGCGCGAAGGCCGTCGCGCAGCAGCATCCCGCAGCGGCAGCGCGAGCAGAGCTCCGCGCACTCGCGAGAGAGCTCTTCAAGCCTCGCGGCGCTTTCCTCCTTCGCGAGGAAGCCCTCCCCCTCCTCGGGGAAGTCCAGATCGACTTCGAGCGCGGCGTAGAGCTCGGTCAACCGCGCCGTCAGCTTTTTTATCTCCGCGGTGAACTCTCCCTGCAGCGCGCGCGCAGACGCGGAAAGGGCCTCGTCGCTTTGCGCCTTTATTATGCCGGCGACGGCCTCCGCCTGCGCTAAGTCTATGCGGCCGTTTACGAAAGCGCGGCGGGTGAATTCGCCGGGCAGCGCGAGGCGCGCGCCGTTCCTGCACAGCTCCGCGACGCAGCGCTGCGCCGCGGCCAAGCCGCCGTGGCAGTGCAGCTCGGCAGCCTCCTCGCCGGTGTAGCTCTTCCCGCGTTCGAAGCGCACCGCCAGGACTTCGTCGAAGGGCTCGCCGTTCGGCGCGCGCAGCGTGCCGAGCGCCATATAGCGCGCCGGCTCCTCCGAGAGTTTTTTATGCGTTTTCGAAGTGTAAATTTTGTCCGCCGCCGCGACGCAGCCCTCGCCTGAGAGCCGGACGATCGCTATGCCCCCGTATCCCCACGCGGTGGCCGCCGCCGTGATTATCTCTTCAGACATTTGTCCCGCCTCCCGCTCCATATGAAAGTCTAACATCCGGCGTCGGCGCTGTAAATAAAAAAGGCCGGAGCTTTCGCCTCCGGCCGAATAGCGCGCAGAAATCGCAGCTTTACAGCTCTTTGATCGCCGCCGCGAGCCTCTTCGCGCCCTCGTCGATTTCGTCCGGCTGACAGAAGGTGAAGCAGGTGCGCATGTAGTCGGCGCCCTTGCCGGCTTCCGGATAGAAGGAGGGGCCGGTTACGAAGGCGACGCCCTTTTCTATCGCCTTCATGAAGAGTTTCGTTGAGTCTACGCCGGGCACCTGGAGCCAGAAGAAGAAGCCGCCGTCCGGCGTGTGATAGATCGTATTCGACGGCAGGTATTTCTTGAAGGCCTTGTCCATCGCGTCGCGCTTCTTCGCGTAGTGGGCGACGATCTTCGGCAGGAAGCCGTCTAAGTGCCCGAGGCGGCAGTACTCGTAGACGAGGGCCTGGGCCACAACGCTCGTGCAGAGGTTCGTGCCCTGCTTGATCATGACCATCTTCTGGATGATCTCGGGCGCGCCGACTATCCACGCGACGCGCGTACCGGGGGCGAGTATCTTAGAGAAGGAGCAGGCGTAGACGACGCGGCCGCCCTTGTCCATCGAGAATATCGTCGGCTTCTGCTCGCCGCTGTAGCGGAGATGTCCGTAAGGGTCGTCCTCGAAGACGATGAGGTCGTATTTTCCCGCGATCTCCAGCAGTTTCGCGCGGCGCTCCGTCGAGAGCGTGGCGCCCGACGGGTTCTGAAAGTTGACTATCGTGTAGATGAATTTGATTTTATGTCCGTTCCTGCGTCCCTCTTCGATTATTCCGGGCAGCTGGTCGACGCAGAGGCCGTCTTTGTCGCAGGGGACGGAGAGGAATCTTGCGCCGCGGTTGCGCATTGCGTGCAGCGCGCCCGGGTAGGTCGGCCCCTCGACGACGATCGTGTCGCCGTCGTTGAGCAGAACGGAGCAGAGAAGGTCCATGCCCTCCTGCGAGCCGGTGGTGATGAGCATTTCGTCCAGCTTCGTCTCGCGTCCCATGCGCGCGGCCATCCACTTCGAGATGTACTGCTTGAGCGGGTCGTAACCTTGGGTGGCGCCGTACTGCAGCACGTCCCTGCCTTCGCGCTTCAGAATCTGAGCCGCCTCGGAGAATTCGGCGACGGGAAACACCGCGGGATCCGGGTTCCCGCCGGCGAAGGAGATGACGCCGGGCGTTTTTGTGTACTTGAGAAGCGCGCGGATCGGCGACGGCTTCACATTCAGCGCTATATCCGAAAATCTTGCGTCCCAATTTACTGTGCTCATTAAAATCCCTCCAGATGAATTGCTTTAACCGTATTATACACGCTCCGCAAAAAAATATATGTACGGACCGCTGATGTTTTAATTGTCCGCAGCGCGTTAGCCCCTGTTCAAAACGCCGGAAGGTCGAAGCGCCTGTTATTCGAAAAATTTTTTTGCAAAGTCGCTGTGCGCCGCCGCGCGTCCTTCGCGCGGCAAAAATTTTTACGGCAACGTTGAAAAGATGATATTATAATCCCATATGAAAACTGTACCGACGGAAGGAAGTTTTTGCATGGCGGAGAACATCGTTATAAACAGCCAGGAGATAAGAAAGTTGCCGGCGGGAAGCGCCTACAAAGCGTTTTTTGTGATGAGCGCGGTCTCGCAGAAGAGCGATAAAAACGGGAAGCCCTATTACGACGTGAGCGTCGCGGATTCCTTCGGGAGCCTCGAAGCGAAGGTGTGGTCGGACGCGCAGTGGCTCGATAAATCCCAGGCGGCTCCGGCGAGCGACGACGACCATCTGCCGCCCGAAAAAATTTCCGCCCTCGTGGGGAAGACGATCGGCGTCAACGGGAAGGTCTCTGACTTCCGTGGGCAGCTTCAGTACAGCTTCGGCAAAATCACGCTGCTCAATCAAGAAAAATTTCCGCCTTCGGGCTATCTGCCTCACTCGCCGATTTCCATAGATGAGCTGTCGGAGCGCTTCAATGTGCTTGCGTCCGGCTGCGGCGGCGAGGCCGGCGAATTCGTCAGAAAAGTGTTCGCCGGCGAATTCCTGCATAAATTCCGCGACTGGCCGGCCGCGGTGAGCCACCACCACGCTTACGCGAACGGCTTGCTCGAACACACCCTTTCAGTCGCCGCATGCGCCAAGTCGATGGCGGAGCGGATGAGGGATTCCGGCTACGACGTCGACGTCGACATCGTCGTCGCCGGAGCGCTGCTTCACGATATAGGCAAGCTCGACTCTTACAGCATGACGACCGTGCCGAACATGACCGTCGAAGGCGCTCTGCTCGACCACGTCGCGCAAGGCTACGCGAGATTCTGCGAGCTTGCGGAGAAACACGGCCTCGGCGAAAAGACGAGGGTGCATCTCGGACATATCATACTCTCGCACCACGGCCTGCGCGAATACGGCTCGCCGGTCGTTCCCGCGACGCCGGAGGCCCTTATCGTCTCCTCGGCCGACGAGCTCGACTTCAAAATTTTCTGCTGGAACGATTCGGTGAAAAATCTGACCGACGAGCAGCCGATCTCTCCGTGGAACAGCTCGGCGCAGCGCCGCTTCTGGAAAAAATAATAAATGGGAGCGGAATTTAAGATTTCGGCCGACAACGATGGCCGCCGCGTCGACCGCCTGCTGCGCACCAAGTGGCGGGAGGTCCCGCTCGGTGTGATCATGAGGGCGATACGCACCGGCGACGTGCGGCTCGACGGCAGAAAAACGAGGCCCGACGCGCGCCTAGCAGAGGGGCAGACCCTTTACGTGCCGTGGGAGAGGCGCGAGGAGGCGTCGGCCGAAAAGCTGCGAAAAGCGCAAAAAAAATTCCCGCCGCTCGACACCCTCTATAAAGACGATTTCCTCTGGATAGTCAATAAACCGGCCGGCCTGCTCGTGCAGCCCGACGAGAAGGGGGGGGACTCCCTCGTCTCGCGCGCCTTGGCGGAGCTCGGCTGGGAGCGCTCCGACTACCGCCCCGCCGCGCTCCAGCGCCTCGACCGGAACACCAGCGGCGCCGTGATCATCGCGCTCGCAGGCGCCGCGCAGCGCCGCCTGGCGGAGCTGATAAGGAAGCGGAAAATAAAAAAGGTATACCACGCCGTCGTCGAAGGTCTGACCGAAGAGCTGGGGCGCATCGACGTTCCGTTGAAAAAGGACGCCGCGGCGAATCGCGTGAGCCCGGACAAAGAGGGGCAAGAGGCGATCACCCTTTATAGACGTCTTGCGGAGTACGAGACGAAGAGCCTCGTCGAGCTGTTGCTGGTCACGGGACGGCCTCATCAGGCGCGCGTACACCTGGCGTCGATCGGGCACCCCGTCGTCGGCGACTCGAAATACGGAAGCGGACGCGGCGCGCGGCGCCCTCTGCTTCACGCCAGAGAGTTGATTTTCCCCGACGACGCCGACCTGCCCGAGAAGCTTCGCGGGCTGAGCGTGCTCGCGCCGCTGCCTGAGGACATGAAAGAGTACGAGAGGGAGGAAAAATAATGAGATGCGATCTATGCGCCAAAAAGCCGTGCCGCGAAGGCAACGCTTGTTCGTCGTGCGACGCGGCGGCGCTCTACGCCGACGCCGAGGACCGTCGCATGATGCGCGCGGCTTCTGAGGTCGAGGCGGAATACTACGGAGAAGTCAACCGGATAGAGGAGATAATCCTTTTCTCGCAGAAAATGGGCTATAAAAAGCTTGGGCTGTCCTTCTGCTCCGGCCTGGCCGAAGAAGCGTCGAAGATAGCCCATATCCTGGAAAATTATTTTGAGATCGAATCCGTGAACTGCAAAGT of the Synergistes jonesii genome contains:
- a CDS encoding DNA adenine methylase, whose protein sequence is MKPLIKWPGGKSGEIEKVKDYVPKFERYFEPFFGGGAMFFFLEPPRAAVNDASPLLMEYYGLVKARDALLRELLLGYDEGFVSLYRICSERYADIYALYDEFSSRRLDGEALNAGLLAFASTLSEMLAKGAAAGLVLDEEIFAGSLAASAADKIKRTATNDAKKTFPAEDLKENLLTGFMSGFYRYFRGVCNGMKLGKTPVPSAQYRAANFYFIREYCYGSMFRYNSGGEFNIPYGGISYNAKNFRAKIDNMFSERTADVLAGADISCCDFEDFLDDAEPSKNDFIFLDPPYDTDFSDYSGRKFGRGDQRRLASLLKEARAKIMLVIKRTDFILDLYKEGFYISSFGSRYRYNVRSRNERSAEHLVITNFPL
- the proS gene encoding proline--tRNA ligase, giving the protein MAKNITPKEKDYSQWYLDVIRAAEMADYAPVRGCMVMRPTGYAIWEMVQKYFDDAFKETGHVNAAFPLLIPQSFLSKEAEHVEGFAPECAVVTHAGGEELEEPLIIRPTSETVIGHMYSKWVQSWRDLPILINQWCNVMRWEKRPRLFLRTSEFLWQEGHTAHATKEEAVEETLRMLEVYRQVMTDDLALPVIKGEKSEGERFPGADNTYTCETMMSDKKALQAGTSHFLGQNFAKAFDIQFQDKDGSMQYAYTTSWGVSTRLIGAIIMTHSDNDGLVLPPRIAPQKAVIVPISTSGEKLEKEIMPKAAELKASLCASLGGRFTTIDTNFHMRPGDRFFSHLQKGVPLRLELGEKEFAAERLRAVRRDTGGRIDIAWSDAATAVPALLDEIQKNLCGRALEFRRANTHRAESFEEFKEILEKEGGFVEAFFGGSKEEERAIKEVTGATPRCYPFENEGERGKCFYTGREGARKAIFAKAY
- a CDS encoding YerC/YecD family TrpR-related protein, with amino-acid sequence MSNKWKDEFTDQLCDSIVAITDRDEAYRFLEDVATFSEIKAFSQRLQVANLLLKGLSYPQIVQATGASTATISRVKKFVEYGSDGYRDVLRKLKDKEEALPAPDNAAAKKKK
- a CDS encoding SDR family oxidoreductase produces the protein MQQQRRRNKKIFLPFAPRDISRLLPLLEGGDIFFTEREEGSGALEGAPGGAFSCVGKCVAVAFTLEAIAPAVVACAEALGGIDRLVFAPGLSAHGRLLLDLSYDELTEHTAAINALFALCGCALPYMLGRGDAEIIIALPHEEENCISRIYRAATRAAAESLGEELVGCGVNVRLIGAGL
- a CDS encoding RuvC family protein; its protein translation is MIAGIDPGRWKTGVAFAEGGGELLFSAIVPSEKAEVLVSAFKSGEWGALDRWGLEGEIKNIAGLTAEKIYVGGGTSSKEFTKNFPLEYITVDEYGTTLAARKIYWRLHRPRGIMKLIPTSLRTPPRNVDDLAAYAIILKACAD
- a CDS encoding AbrB family transcriptional regulator, which gives rise to MSSQFYTILAVVAGSAAGYKMNFPAGAMVGGLLAGLAVKAVLTLGLEPKLDWLSFLSQTLVAIVLVRGSDFSSLRDLPKYLPAAFAYSMMLLVFTLGMAWLFSHLCKMDFLTSLFATTPGGLTGIAVVAVDIGADPAISVLFNICRIVTVLIAVPILANLIVKH
- the mnmE gene encoding tRNA uridine-5-carboxymethylaminomethyl(34) synthesis GTPase MnmE, producing the protein MSEEIITAAATAWGYGGIAIVRLSGEGCVAAADKIYTSKTHKKLSEEPARYMALGTLRAPNGEPFDEVLAVRFERGKSYTGEEAAELHCHGGLAAAQRCVAELCRNGARLALPGEFTRRAFVNGRIDLAQAEAVAGIIKAQSDEALSASARALQGEFTAEIKKLTARLTELYAALEVDLDFPEEGEGFLAKEESAARLEELSRECAELCSRCRCGMLLRDGLRAAIIGAPNVGKSSLLNALLARERAIVTAVPGTTRDSIEETFICGGLPVRIIDTAGIRDTEDEVEAIGVGRSLRSMEEADIVLRVLDGAEEEGAAVLPRTDKPQIIVINKSDLPQRITKEEAEAHFPGSAVLCVSAKEGGGIAELKELILQTAAAGCDVSQSYSVSARQLECLARAKEAVDAAAEALKSAAGEDAALSCVSEGAAQLASLLGLDAGEELLDKIFSAFCVGK
- a CDS encoding TRAP transporter permease codes for the protein MDEKESKNESLLDKVSMDEAQVSSLVEKYDAESRYRRLTGWQGIFISLWLAAMSLFHLYTAGIATLPITIQRAVHLTFAVVAVYILFPASQRANKRSTPWYDWILAIAAGCVTGYIIFFFNEIARRGAEPKEYEIYLGIAAIILVLEAGRRVVGNVLPCMSVLFLLYCYFGNYVPGIFQIRGYPISRIIQHMYLTPEGIFGLALGVSATFVIVFIIFGAYLSQSGGAKFFNELALALAGNKPGGPAKVAVVASGLLGTINGSSVANVATTGTFTIPLMKKVGYPPYYAGAVEACASTGGQLMPPIMGAGAFIMSEFLNIPYLSIAAAAIIPAMIYYTAIFTNVHIRARKQRLSGIPKEELPSVKGVMKSDGHLIIPVIVIIVTLLMKYTPLRAGFIGVVSVILVSSLKKNTRMSLKDNFNALVEGARGGLGVALACALVGFIVGTSSLTSLGLTISNNIIDISGGKLLLTLVMAMVACLVLGMGLPTTANYIVCSTIIAPALVGMNVIPIAAHLFVFYFGIMADLTPPVCLAAFTGAGIAGASPAKTGVTATRIALASYLLPYCFVYNPMLLLQHVEPVELAVLVVSALLGVVALAGSFEGWFYRDMKPYERIAFGVLALASIHHNFTVSVVSIIGIVVVIIYLKKTTKKTDAAAAA
- a CDS encoding lysophospholipid acyltransferase family protein; protein product: MHKGQPLIWHSLSAFKTIVRALPHEKAVALGGALGALVAKLTPKKFREACARCEKVLGVSQERAEEIVRGAYRHFGSAAAEFARMPLVAGNIDSLVSCSGLKYVRYAVESKRGAILATAHIGNWEYGAAWLAHQGLPVNALGADQRDDRITELIRELRQAGGTKALGKAEDLKAMIGALKRGEVIAVPIDQDAKEFGVVSPFLGFPASTPTGPEKLAARLGCDVIPSFCIRRPDGVTFEMKFYPPMKGKNGAPFGRETQSDADDLNAVISREIALHPEQWMWMYPRWESVERGIFDDRGN